In Sphingomonas sp., a single window of DNA contains:
- a CDS encoding ABC transporter permease, whose amino-acid sequence MHRLALLTLYRSFTRHKRYTALTVGGLAVGIAAFLMLALYVRFETGFERWVPRYDRIYRVDTAVQFPGSPFNGAYPATMAGLFEQMRDDFPGLIGTRIRGGERGTGQRGGAVLRGGVATMEDVAQVDPSFFAVFALPMVQGDGARALADPSAALLSRSAARRYFGSADPMGQTITVSVDAPANYRIAGVFEDLPANSDLHLAILVPIPKTPPPSEWMWYKWGTASLTTWLRFETPESARAFTAKLPPFIDRRARQDFGPGASKWLSLPLVPIADAHLKPTGSERASRALMVATLGTIGLLTLMIGIANYVNLATARAGLRAREVAMRKVLGASRAALIGQLLGEAIVTVAIAALLALMLAEIGLPLVNAAGGTALSLDYRWALPLLAMVTLVVGLASGFYPALVLSRFQPAAVLASARGPGGGTVGGRLREALVVLQFGLATAFLIGTVVMGAQMAHLREVDLGFRRDGLITIASLADPKIGQDQARAFLTAIRGLPGVEGVGTATAAPGEDGASTIDVVEQPGRSGQPGGGPMLRLISVGQGFFRTYQPRLLAGRLLDDAHAADDASDWKRWDLGRNIVLNRRAVAALGFSSPQAAIGKTVGNPRPRTVVGVIDELRFFSPRTPDIATYYIYTPAVVYGHVGTLRVAGEPRAMLDKVRDSWRRMIPQVPFRGDTADQRLAALTVDDARGMRLVGIGTSLAVVIGCIGLYGLAAFDTERRIKEIGIRKALGAASRDVLYLLVAKFLRPVLLANLIAWPLAWLALQRWLAGFDDRIILTPWYFLAASTLAMTIAVLTVLGQSWRVAQAEPARALRYE is encoded by the coding sequence ATGCATCGCCTCGCCTTGCTCACCCTGTACCGGTCCTTCACGCGGCATAAGCGCTATACCGCACTGACTGTCGGCGGGCTGGCGGTGGGTATCGCCGCCTTCCTGATGCTTGCGCTATATGTTCGCTTCGAGACCGGTTTCGAACGCTGGGTGCCGCGGTACGACCGTATCTACCGCGTGGATACTGCCGTCCAATTCCCCGGAAGCCCGTTCAACGGTGCCTATCCCGCGACGATGGCGGGACTGTTCGAGCAGATGCGGGACGACTTTCCCGGCCTGATCGGCACGCGTATCCGCGGCGGCGAGCGCGGTACCGGACAGCGCGGCGGCGCGGTGCTGCGCGGCGGCGTGGCTACCATGGAGGACGTCGCGCAGGTTGACCCCAGCTTCTTCGCGGTGTTCGCCCTGCCGATGGTACAGGGCGACGGCGCGCGCGCCCTCGCCGATCCAAGTGCTGCGCTGCTCAGCCGATCGGCGGCACGGCGCTATTTCGGCAGTGCCGATCCGATGGGGCAGACGATCACCGTCAGCGTCGACGCGCCTGCCAATTATCGCATCGCCGGCGTGTTCGAGGATCTGCCGGCGAACAGCGACCTGCACCTCGCCATCCTTGTACCGATACCCAAGACGCCGCCGCCGTCCGAATGGATGTGGTATAAATGGGGAACTGCCTCTCTCACCACCTGGCTTCGCTTCGAAACGCCCGAAAGCGCGCGCGCCTTCACCGCGAAGCTGCCGCCGTTCATCGACCGCCGGGCTCGACAGGATTTTGGTCCAGGCGCGTCGAAATGGCTCAGCCTGCCTCTCGTCCCGATCGCCGACGCGCACCTGAAGCCAACGGGGTCAGAACGCGCCAGCCGGGCCTTGATGGTGGCCACCCTCGGCACGATCGGGCTGCTGACGCTGATGATCGGCATCGCCAACTATGTGAATCTCGCCACTGCCCGTGCGGGTCTGCGCGCCCGCGAGGTTGCGATGCGCAAGGTCCTTGGCGCCAGTCGCGCCGCGTTGATCGGCCAATTGTTGGGCGAAGCTATCGTCACCGTCGCGATTGCCGCGTTGCTGGCGCTGATGCTCGCCGAGATCGGGTTGCCGCTGGTCAACGCGGCCGGTGGCACTGCGCTGTCCCTCGACTATCGATGGGCGCTGCCGCTGCTGGCGATGGTAACGCTCGTCGTCGGATTGGCGTCGGGCTTCTACCCTGCCCTTGTCTTGTCGCGCTTCCAGCCGGCAGCGGTGCTGGCCTCGGCTCGGGGTCCGGGCGGCGGGACGGTCGGCGGGCGGCTGCGGGAGGCGTTGGTGGTGCTGCAGTTCGGGCTCGCCACCGCGTTCCTGATCGGCACGGTGGTGATGGGGGCGCAGATGGCCCACCTGCGCGAAGTCGATCTGGGATTTCGCCGCGACGGGCTGATCACCATCGCCTCGCTCGCCGATCCGAAGATCGGGCAGGACCAAGCGCGCGCTTTTCTGACCGCCATCCGCGGACTGCCGGGGGTGGAAGGCGTTGGTACCGCGACGGCCGCCCCGGGCGAAGACGGCGCGAGTACTATCGATGTCGTAGAGCAACCCGGCCGATCGGGCCAGCCAGGCGGCGGTCCGATGCTGCGCCTGATCAGCGTCGGCCAGGGTTTTTTCCGCACCTATCAGCCACGGCTGCTCGCCGGGCGCCTGCTCGACGACGCGCACGCCGCCGACGATGCCAGCGATTGGAAGCGCTGGGACCTGGGCCGCAACATCGTGCTCAATCGCCGCGCGGTGGCAGCGCTCGGCTTCAGCAGCCCGCAAGCGGCGATCGGCAAGACGGTCGGCAATCCGCGTCCCCGCACCGTCGTTGGCGTGATCGATGAGCTTCGCTTCTTCTCGCCGCGGACACCCGATATCGCGACCTATTATATCTACACGCCAGCCGTCGTGTACGGGCATGTCGGCACCCTGCGCGTGGCTGGTGAGCCGCGCGCGATGCTCGACAAGGTGCGGGACAGCTGGCGGCGGATGATCCCGCAGGTGCCGTTCCGCGGGGACACCGCCGACCAACGCCTCGCCGCCCTTACCGTCGACGACGCGCGGGGCATGCGGCTCGTCGGGATCGGCACCAGTCTCGCCGTCGTGATCGGCTGTATCGGCCTCTATGGCCTCGCCGCCTTCGATACCGAGCGGCGGATCAAGGAGATCGGCATCCGCAAGGCACTCGGCGCCGCGTCGCGCGACGTGCTGTACTTGCTGGTCGCCAAGTTCCTGCGGCCGGTGCTGCTCGCCAATCTGATCGCCTGGCCGCTGGCCTGGCTAGCGTTACAGCGCTGGCTCGCCGGCTTCGACGACCGGATCATACTAACGCCCTGGTATTTCCTGGCGGCATCGACGCTGGCGATGACGATCGCGGTGCTGACCGTACTCGGCCAGTCGTGGCGCGTCGCCCAGGCGGAGCCCGCGCGCGCGTTGCGCTACGAATAG
- a CDS encoding ABC transporter permease: MHRLAWLALYRSFTRHKLFALVNIGGLALGIAVFLILYLFVRYETSFDHDVPGWDRTWIVERTLQFPGANQVNIPSRREMLAQLQAERAGIVGTRLLPGEAALQLGTGSTQITVGQVDGNFFQLFPFPVVAGNPTVALATPDVAVITERLARTYLPGSAAVGRVLKLTLGGKLRLVRIGAVVRLSKAMTQPGDIFLRLPADAELFGNGSQGLQTLLRIDPTETPAVRQLVAGFDRRHPDPSLAGAPNGIRVATSLIPLGALHLRAPRDRIVVATLGLVGLLALLVAIGNYVNLATARAGLRAREVAMRKTLGATRHALIGQFLAESIATTALAALLGLALVELALPMVNAIGGTDLHLRYWGSGTILPALAALIVGVGLIAGAHPAFLLSRFRPAAVLASAGATGGGRSGRILRATLVVLQFAIAIALMIGTGVLLAQVRHTQNADLGFERHGLAMVSSFGDPGLDAAQRHDIAAAIGALPGVTGVAQSAIAPGGGSFGIMEMQRESGGGNKVSIIQAAIGPGFFQLYGARLLAGRWFDPSRFASDDAAGGRVHAVLINRTAAARLGFASPAAAIGKAVVGGKERQTIIGVIDDLRLMGPIQPVEAQAYALQTSGLPGPVLSLRYSGADARALLDRIETAWRSHAPAVPLKVQTVDQQLYETYIRADLERARLFTAGAALAVLIGCIGLYGLAAFDTERRIREIGIRKALGASTRDVLQLLLAKFLRPVLLANLIAWPLAWLAMQRWLAGFDDRITLTPWYFLAASALAVMIAVVTVLGQSWRVARAEPARALRYE; the protein is encoded by the coding sequence ATGCACCGCCTTGCCTGGCTGGCCCTTTACCGCTCTTTCACCCGACACAAGCTGTTCGCGCTCGTCAATATTGGCGGGCTCGCGCTTGGAATCGCAGTGTTCCTGATCCTGTATCTGTTCGTCCGCTACGAGACGAGCTTCGATCACGACGTCCCCGGGTGGGACCGAACTTGGATCGTAGAGCGGACGCTGCAATTCCCCGGCGCGAACCAAGTGAACATCCCCTCTCGGCGGGAAATGCTGGCGCAGTTGCAAGCCGAGCGCGCAGGGATCGTCGGAACGAGACTGCTGCCGGGGGAGGCCGCGCTTCAATTGGGCACTGGAAGTACCCAAATAACTGTCGGTCAGGTCGACGGCAATTTCTTCCAGCTTTTCCCCTTCCCCGTCGTCGCCGGCAATCCGACGGTCGCACTCGCGACGCCCGACGTCGCGGTCATCACCGAGCGGCTGGCGCGCACCTATTTACCGGGTAGCGCGGCGGTCGGCCGGGTCCTCAAACTTACGCTCGGCGGCAAATTGCGGCTGGTGCGCATCGGCGCCGTGGTCCGGCTCAGCAAGGCGATGACCCAACCCGGTGACATCTTCCTCCGCCTGCCCGCCGATGCCGAACTGTTCGGCAACGGGAGCCAAGGCCTTCAGACCCTCCTGCGGATCGATCCGACCGAAACGCCCGCTGTGCGGCAGCTGGTCGCCGGGTTCGACCGGCGCCACCCCGACCCCAGCTTGGCCGGCGCGCCCAACGGCATCCGCGTCGCGACCAGCTTGATCCCGCTCGGTGCGCTGCATCTCCGTGCACCCCGTGACCGGATCGTCGTTGCGACGCTGGGCCTGGTCGGGCTGCTCGCGCTGCTGGTCGCGATCGGCAATTATGTGAACCTGGCGACCGCGCGCGCGGGCTTGCGCGCCCGCGAAGTAGCGATGCGCAAGACGCTCGGCGCCACCCGGCACGCGCTGATCGGCCAGTTTCTGGCGGAATCGATCGCCACCACCGCACTCGCCGCCCTGCTGGGACTGGCGCTGGTCGAGCTCGCGCTGCCGATGGTCAACGCGATCGGCGGTACCGATCTCCATCTCCGATACTGGGGCAGCGGGACAATCCTGCCAGCGCTGGCAGCGCTGATCGTCGGTGTCGGGCTGATCGCCGGCGCACATCCCGCCTTCCTCCTGTCGCGCTTCCGCCCCGCCGCGGTGCTCGCAAGCGCGGGCGCCACCGGCGGCGGGCGCAGCGGCCGGATATTGCGTGCCACGCTGGTGGTGCTGCAATTCGCCATCGCCATCGCCCTGATGATCGGCACCGGCGTGCTGCTCGCCCAGGTGCGCCACACCCAGAACGCCGACCTGGGTTTCGAGCGGCACGGCCTCGCGATGGTTTCATCCTTCGGCGATCCCGGGCTCGATGCGGCCCAACGCCATGACATCGCAGCCGCGATCGGTGCGCTGCCCGGCGTCACGGGGGTCGCGCAGTCCGCCATCGCGCCCGGCGGGGGGAGTTTCGGCATCATGGAGATGCAGCGCGAGAGTGGCGGCGGCAACAAGGTATCGATAATCCAGGCGGCCATCGGTCCGGGCTTTTTTCAGCTCTACGGCGCACGGCTGCTCGCCGGGCGCTGGTTCGACCCCAGCCGCTTCGCGAGCGACGATGCCGCCGGCGGCAGGGTCCATGCCGTCCTGATCAACCGGACCGCGGCGGCACGGCTCGGCTTCGCGAGCCCTGCCGCTGCCATCGGCAAGGCCGTGGTCGGCGGGAAGGAACGGCAGACGATCATCGGCGTGATTGACGACCTGCGCCTGATGGGACCGATTCAGCCGGTGGAAGCGCAGGCCTATGCACTGCAGACCAGCGGCCTTCCGGGGCCCGTGCTAAGCCTGCGCTATTCCGGCGCCGATGCCCGCGCGCTGCTCGATCGGATCGAAACGGCATGGCGCAGCCACGCCCCTGCCGTGCCGCTCAAGGTGCAGACCGTCGACCAGCAGCTCTACGAAACGTACATCCGCGCGGATCTCGAGCGCGCCCGACTGTTCACCGCGGGCGCGGCGCTAGCGGTGCTGATCGGCTGTATCGGCCTGTACGGCCTCGCTGCGTTCGATACCGAGCGGCGGATCAGGGAGATCGGCATCCGCAAGGCGCTCGGCGCCTCGACGCGCGACGTGCTGCAATTGCTGCTCGCCAAATTCTTGCGGCCGGTGCTGCTCGCCAATCTGATCGCCTGGCCGCTGGCGTGGCTGGCGATGCAGCGCTGGCTCGCCGGCTTCGACGACCGGATCACGCTGACACCCTGGTATTTCCTGGCGGCATCGGCGCTCGCGGTGATGATCGCGGTGGTGACCGTCCTTGGCCAGTCGTGGCGCGTCGCCCGCGCCGAGCCCGCGCGCGCCTTGCGCTACGAATGA